The Solanum lycopersicum chromosome 8, SLM_r2.1 DNA segment caccaacatcaaactctaagggccATTTTCTATTGTCTGCATAAGACTTCTGCCGGCTGTAAGCAGTAGtcaacctgtccctaatcactctgaccttctctaaggcctaatgaatgatctctggacccaaaatgAATGACTTTcgaacctcgaaccacccaactagagacctacacctcctaccatagaGTGTCTCAACCGCTGCCATCCCAATGCTAGAgcgataaatattattataggaGAAATCTATCAAAGGCAGATGATCGTCCTAACTAACCTTGAGGTCAATCACACAGGCCCTCAACATGTCCGCCAATATCTAAATggtgcgctctgcctgcccatcagtctgaggatgaaaggaagTACTACACTTCACCTGCGTGCCTAAGCTCTTCTTGAATAATCTCcagaaatgtgaagtgaactgagctcctctatctgaaatgatagacaaagaaatcccatgccatctcacattCTCATCATTGTAGAGTTCCACATAATCTTCGgctctgtaagtagacttcacagggataaagtgggaaGGCTTGGTTATCCTATCcataataacccatatggagtcatctcatctcctagtcttccgaagacaaaccacaaagtccatattaatggccccccatttccaagtcggaacctcaataatcttAGTAAGACCGCCAGGCTTAAGATGTTTTTCCTTAATctgttgacaattaggacacttggccacATAATCTGCACTGTCCTTCTttatgccatcccaccaatagatctgtTTAAGATAAtaatacatcttggtggaacctgaatgtatggaatatctggatcCATGGGCCTCTGCAGTAATCCTTgtccgcaaatcatccacatctggtacacCCAGCCTGTCCTGGTACCTAAGTATGCATTCATCTCCCACaacaaaagactcattcatcttaaccaacattgagtccttcagctccatcaacacaAGATCCTgatgctgacccttcttgacttcaactaGTAGAGTCAAACAACCGTACACCCAATCTGGCCAGTCTATCTATATCTTTAATCAATTTCTTATTCTCATCCTCAACGTAGGTTATTCTTCATGTGCTCATCCTAGTCAAAGCATGAGCTACAATATTAGCCTTTCCTAgatggtagtggacattcatgtcctagtccttcaacaactccaaccatctccgctgacgtagattcaactccctctaTGTGAACACTTACTAGAGACTTATGTGttctgtgaacacatccacatacACTCCATACAAGCAGTGCCTCCACAATTTCattgcaaacaccacagctgccaactccaggtcatgagtgggataattcttctcatgaaccttgagttttcTGGActcataagctatcaccttaccaccctgcataagaacaaAACTCTAACCAATCCTAGAtgtatcacaataaacaatgtaaTTCTCAACACACTTAAGCAAAGTAAGAAtcggggctgaagtgagtctatccttgagctcctggaaactcttctcacaagcctTCGTCCATTCAAAGTTGgccttcttcttagtcaaagctGTCAGTtaggcagcaatggaagaaaaaccctccacgaacctgcgataataaccagccaatcccaagAAGCTATGAATATCTttgggagtaagaggttttaGCTAGTTCTTAATAGCTTCAGTCTTCCTGGGATCTACCTCCACACCTttgtcggacacaacatgacccaggaaggtcactgatctaagccagaattcacacttgctgaatttggcatacacctgatgttgtctaagtacctgcaaaggTAGTCCAAATGTTGTTCATTCTCTTCCTTGGTCATTaaagtagatgagaatgtcatcaatgaatactatgacgaaagagtcaaggtattcatggaagactctattcatgagatccataaatgcagcaggtgcatacatgagaccaaatgacacaactaaaaaattgtaatgaccataacgggtatgAAATGTGGTCTTTGGAGCATCTTCATACCTAGCCCTGAGTTGATTGTACCCtaaacgaagatcaatcttccAGAAGAAAATACacccttggagttggtcgaACAAAACATCTATTATGGGAAGTGGACACCTATTTTggatagtgactttgttgagctgctgataatcgatacacattctaaggattccatcttttttttcacaaatccttatcagtgagatcttttaactgcagcttcaatTCTTTGAGTTCAGCTGTAGCCATTCTATAATAAGGAATTGAAATTGGTGtagtatcgggttctaagtGGATACCAAAGTCAAAATCTCGAGGGGGAGGAACTCCAGGCAAATCATCATGAAATACATattggaactcattcactacaggcACTGAGTCcatggaaggaatgtcatgatctaaatcattaacactcacaaaatcacataataaccccttggacatcattttattggctttaaggtttgaaatcaagggattaggacgAGTCGAGTACCCCCCAAGACTAGCTCTTCTTTAttagggaaataaaatatcacacTACGACAATCCATGCAAGCATAACAACTATGAAAccagtccatgccaagaataacatcaaaatcatgcattggtaactcaaccaagtgtacacacatagtcttaccacattATAACTATTGGGCAATCTttgtatactctatcagttTTTACATTTTCTCCTTAAGGTGTACTAaacactataggatcatgcagaactttAGGCAATATCTAAAAAGTGAGAGCAAGCAAAAAAGTAACAAAGGAAAgtgtagaccctggatcaagtaaagaataaacagaagttgagaatacttgcagcatacctgtgaccactTCAGCGGACTTCTCCTCCTCCTCTCTGCCCTTCAGGTCATAGAACATGTTACTCTTAGGAGGCTCAACTGCTGCTGCATCCTGAGGATTAGACCTAGGGTGAGCATTACCTCCAGCCTTACCTCTGTTCTGTGTGCAGTGTCTAGccatgtgtccactcttaccgcaaccgacagaggcattagtgccctgtctgCACTCTTCACTGTGAGCACGACCACACTTAGCACAATTCTTTTTGGGACGCTGTATATCACCTCCATTGCCCTTGCTGGGCTCGGGTCTGCCTCCTCTAGGTGTTGTACTCCTCTAAAAGTTAGAGTTCCCAGAACTCTGTTGCCCCTTTTTAAACCTAGGCTGCTCACGGATGCCAAAATTGTTTTTGTGGCCTCCAAGGATGGGAcctgcctgatcttgaggcTTAGACCTCCTAGCATCATGAACGCCCCTCTTCTTGCGACTGTCCTCTACCTACTGGACAGGCACCATAAACCTGGAGAGGTCCATCatatcatggagcatcgcaaACTGACACTCATCCTCTATATTTCCGTTAATTCATATAAGAAACCTGCTCATCTCGTCCCTACGGTTAGATACAAGGGAAGTAGCATGCCTGGACAGCttaacaaacttcagggaatactccctgacttTCATGGATCCCTTCTTAAGGTTGATAGACTCCTCAACCTTGGATTCCCTCATCTCTCTAGGATATAATATATCCAGCAGGCCATCTTAAACAGCTCTAAAGTGATTGAAACTCTGCCAAAAACTTGGCTAtcttgccacatcttgcaccaagtttgtgcaacatccttgagttgataggaaaCTAACACCACTTTCTCATTATCTGTGGACCCCATAGCCACCAAGATCGTATGCACCTCATCCACAAAATCAAGAGGATCCTCCAAAGTCTTAGACCCtgtgaaaataggaggattTATCCTCGTAAAGTCTCTCAGCCTGTCAGCCATACTGCAAACCAGTGGGTTATCCCTTTGAACATTGTGTCGGTTGACCTGGTTAGTCATATCCTGGGTATGCATAGTGATGTCCTGTACCATCTGTACCAGAGATTCCCTCACCTCAACATCAATCAACCCACCAGGGTTAACCGGCATAGCCACACCTTCGACTGGAACCTGGGGTGGAACCTGATTGTCCCCAGCAccttctccttctcttctttGACCAATGGTTCTCCTAgtattcattttcttaaaaacaacaaatattgATGTTAGGCATGATCATAACATCAAGAAATCAGACATTAGCAAAAGGCACGATGAGAACAGAAGAAGGAAAATTTTCTtatgcatcatgcagtctctgatttaggatagtggtgcacttcacaaccatgacttagaaactactcaatgtatttgatgtgaacttattatccttgaATTTAAGACTAGTGATATTATAACAACTTTGTCACTACAGGGGTCCAGACCCCAAACAAAACCGGTgccgttgacctctcagaggtcgtagaAAAGTCTACTTACGTCATTcgtacttcatctaggttaattttaatggaaaatttgaaaatttttgtttcttaacatacatactaaACTTCTATTAGATTCATACTTGTtgaccatcaaccatctaacattaagatcatcaaatgaaagaactaatttaatatagcattaaatgtatacttgccaaaatggcaccaatacaatgtctgaacaaaagcaGAAAGAAACGccagtggaacatactccactaactaAATCCTATAACTGATCTAGAATATAATGACCAATCATCCTTGAAAGCAAGAGGGCCTACCAAGTTTGGATGAATGCTCTACGTTCGGATAGTTTCAGcgtcaacctgtagctctagcgtccaccagtgcctgcacctaaaattgtagaattgtatagggttagtacacacttagactaagtatgggtatattaaagcacacaccaaggacatacaagagtaaaaatatctatttcctaaaaatatgattatggaaagtcaagtcagtggacttgccaaattgggattaggaaagttagagGCTTTCCAAGTTTGGATTAGAAAAgtaatgccatgagagtaacatgcatcatgatacttatcatattgcacacaacacataacatcttgcacacaacacataacatattgcatatagcacataatatttttcatatcactcgttcatatgccatgagccTTTGAATCGTGGACTTGACATCACGACTTCCCAAAattgagggctcaacatatgtgACCTCAAGTAGGGCGCCCTatttagaaaacacagagtctgcttcattcattcatacgtacttcatttcatttcgttcataggctagtgtaaacacaaGCTATACCtatgatgtagtttaagacatttATCAGGTTCACTGTCCAATGataaagaatgacctagtgtcgtTACTtaaatctagctcacctctttattatcctatccGAACACCTTTagtatcatttatttcattatgtgcatcatatgaggctggcctcattcattcatagagaactttaactttgaccgacatagatcatgtgagcatcataaaatccagtgtatcccccacactgaaaagaggtggaatcaccggccaaagtgacccaaaacgtGCTAGCGTACAAGAGAATTGAACCCctctagatccctatattggcaggaCAGGTTCAAAGagtaggagatataaggagacccttATCTAACATGCAAGACAGTTTCATCTCCTGaaagttatgtgaacctccacccttccctaaagaaggcatcaccactcatagatagtctatcggtgctcagtataaaataccattacattcaactcatatatcatggaagctggcttctagtatgataaaatcatacctcaatagatgatttctcatttcatcattagtattaagtgtgttaatctcaatactttcattagagtgttcatagagactggtctcttcattatttttacacactcataggtgagtacgttttggtaacatttacttaggctcatttgagattgctctgatcttttacattagcctcacatcaaGTTGTCACCACACTCATTAACaatagcacatttgctcttcataattactcatcccattttacgtgaatgttcatttaatcatatgccaatgcacttggccatttagtgtgtttcacagtCTTACTTAACACTTCTAAGGTTTCATTATTTCactgttcatttcatcatttctttgttcatttaatcatttctttgttcatttcatcatttcattgttcatttcatcatttcattgttcatttcattatgtgccaatgcacttggccatttagtgtgttttacactcttacttaacccttctaaggtcacatcatttcattacatacatctaaggttcacttatttttaagcgtatgctagacttatgggtctatacatacaagccaggAGGCTTCATTCTTTGTTCGTTTAAGTGAAACATATCCTCCTAAGATTATGtgttacaagacttatgtatcttgtatatatgccaagatctcgatttcgatctaagtaggcatcattattctttaatatttaattcacatatgacttatgtatgAATACgtaatttgggcaagggaaccgagtttcaaatcccttggaaaacaatttacatttttctttttattgaattttagtcgacatgacattgggaccctagatcgagccccaacatcaatatttcctttttatttctatcatttgaaaatttctttcttggccgaggggttatgggttcgaaccccacaaccccttttatttatttttatttattttatcttgacTATCTCGAGTTgaccatgaggttgtgggatcaaacccctaGAACCTCTCTTTATCTTTCTTTTAAATCGCCTCTacttcctagaggtcgtgggttcaattcccacgcctcacatttcttttattttacattttctcTT contains these protein-coding regions:
- the LOC138337723 gene encoding uncharacterized protein, yielding MNTRRTIGQRREGEGAGDNQVPPQVPVEGVAMPVNPGGLIDVEVRESLVQMVQDITMHTQDMTNQVNRHNVQRDNPLVCSMADRLRDFTRINPPIFTGSKTLEDPLDFVDEVHTILVAMGSTDNEKVVLVSYQLKDVAQTWCKMWQDSQVEDSRKKRGVHDARRSKPQDQRSTTPRGGRPEPSKGNGGDIQRPKKNCAKCGRAHSEECRQGTNASVGCGKSGHMARHCTQNRGKAGGNAHPRSNPQDAAAVEPPKSNMFYDLKGREEEEKSAEVVTVPVVNEFQYVFHDDLPGVPPPRDFDFGIHLEPDTTPISIPYYRMATAELKELKLQLKDLTDKDL